The DNA segment GTCCTGGCCGCTCTCTTCGGGCTGACCCAGGTAGGGCAAGCTGAGCAGTCCTGACCCGGGGTCCAGGCTGGCAGTCAGCCCTCAGTCCCTAGCATAGCAAGAGCCAGGCGCCCGGGACAGGTGCCGCCTCCTGACCTGGGAAAGCCAGGGCCTCCTCTCCATAGACCAGGCCAGGTCTCTATCCtggggggggatgggaagggcAGGTAGGGTAGGGTACCTCCCACCCCTGGTCTGGGCCCCacccagagaagagaaggacGCCAAGAACTTCAGAATGtccaggagcgcctggggggctcagtcggttgagcgtccgacttgggctcaggtcatgatctcgcggttcgtgaattcaagccccgcgtcgggctctgtgctgacagctcggagcctggagcctgcttcggatgctgtgtctccctctctctgtccctcccccactcatgctctgtctctgtctctcaaaaataaacaaacattaaaaagattaaaaaaaaaaaaaaaaaaaaaaactttggaatgTCCTGGTTCCTCGCATATCTGGTATCTGCCCGGTCCCCTGGCTGCCACCCACCCTGGCCACGCTTGAgggacccaggagccctgagagaCCGGTACATCAGTGGCGTCTAGGGGCCAAGGGCTGCAGGAGCAGGGGACCAGTGCAAGATGAGCTCATCCCTAGCAAGAAGAGCAGGAGCTCCAGTGTCTGGGGAGGGCTGTCCGGGGCACGTGTCCCACGGCAGCCCCCCAACCCACGGAGACCACTCCTGGAATAGAGATTTTCCTGTTTGTCCCCAGGCTGACTCGTGCCACGCAGGGCAGGGAATGGCCACTAAGCACCTTCCCCTGGGTGACTGGCCGGAATCAGCCCCAGAAGCGGCGGGGAGCCCACTCTTCTCCGGCTCGGCCTGCCCGTCTGGCAAACGGGGCCCCGGGCTCCAACGGGCCGCGTGGGCTGAGAGCAGCCTGGCTGGCCGCCGCAGAGACGCCCTTGGGAGGCGGGAGGCCAGGATCAAAGGCgtgagggctggggggtgggggacctgTCCCAGCAACGGCCTCTCCCTTCCCAGTCCCGCAGCCCCCAGGTGGGCAGCTGCACAAAGCCACCAGGCCTGCTGGAGTCAGCTCCGAGACCCCCTCTGGAGATACTAGGTGCAGGAGAGGTGGAGGACCAGGGCTGAGGTGGGTGCGGGGAACTTTTGTCTCAGAGAGGACCCAGGGCCAGACTGGGGCCAGAGGGACTGCAATAACCAGGAACACAGCCCGTGCCAGAGGCCGGAGAGGGTGCTGGCTGCGCAGTGAGCGATCAGGGTAAGGACCTCCAGGAAGCACAGGGTCCAGGCTAGCCTGTGCCTCTCCAGCCACTCAAGTTGTGGGGGACCTGGATTCCCAACGAGGAGTCTAGaactcctccccacccactcctgAATTAGCAGTTACACCAAACGGCAGCACGTGGAACCCAGGGCTTCAAAGCGTTCACTGTAACCCCTCTGGGAAGtccctctcctcccccgccccttcccctggGCCAGGGGGGCCCCATGGATGCCCCAATAGCAGCCGCTGCAAATCGTGCCCAAAGTCCCACTTCGTGGGGACAGGATGGGGAGGGCTGCAGAGCCGGGGGCCCCCCTGAAGTCTACAAAGGGCGTGCACACCCGCACCCACGTGCAACCGGCCCGCATGTACCTTGGGGGAGCCTGGCAGCCCCTCGCTGTTGGACGCGGTGGCGGTGGGGTGCTCGGTGCGCTGGCCGGGCTGCCGTGGCCTCTTGGGCTCCCGCCGCGCCCCGATGCCCCCGAGGAGCACAAGCTGCAGCCAGAGGAGGGCTGCGGCAGCCCGGGCCCAGTGCATGGCGGCCGGCCCGCAGCTCCGGACCTCCGCAGCTCAGCGCTGCGGGTGGGGACAGCCCAGTGTGCTCATGGGGGCAGCAGCACAGCCGCACTCAGGGCCCCGGTGCGGGGACACGGCCCCAGGGGGCGCCCGGCTGCTGCCGGTGCATGTACACACAGGGTGAGCTGGAGCAGCGGCGGGGCGGGCACGACGACGGCAGACGCGCTCCTGCTCCCTTAGGCTGGGGCCGGCGCCCGCCTCCCCTCACGCGCGGCGCCCtggccgcccgcgccgcccgccaaataaaccctcccctcctccccgaaGCTCCAAGGGGGAGGGCTCACACTCGGCTGGTCCGCCGCAGCCGGCGCCGCCGAGGGCTCCCAGGCCAGCCCGGGGGCGTGGATCCGCGCCTCCCGCAGGCGCTCTGAGCCTTTGGAAAcagccccacccttccccccccctcccccccccccccgagggccAACTCACCCTGGAAACTGTTAACACGAATTCACCCCACCCGCCTCCCAGCTCAGCTCCTGACACCTCACATCCAGCCCCTTCAGGGTGGTGGCCCAGGGTAGGGGAGCCCTCCATCAGGACCAACAGCCCCAACTGCCCTTCCTCCGTATGACCCACCTCACTCGGGCCCCCCAAGCCCTCTACACAGCAACCCCTACCCCAGGGTCCCGGCGATGCCCAGAAGCCTGGCTCAGATCCCACTCCTGAGAAAGGCAGGACCCAGGAAGCAGGACAGCTGACCCACCAGGCTCCCAGCTTTGTCCTGGCAGTGGGCGCTGGCCCTCCACTAGCGGGGAGCCTGGCTAGTGAGGGGAGGGACTGACTGACCTCAGAGCAAAGGCACGGTGGGTGGCCCCGGCCGCCCCAACgtccttctgccccctcctcttCTTGGGGCACGAGGCCAACCGTTACTGCCTGAGGGGCTGCCCTCACCCAAACAGGCCTCTGTGCGTCTGATCGTCCTGAGCCAGCAGGGGAAAGGGAGCGGAGTCCCCAGGCCTTTGCACCCCAACCTGGAGGTCAGCACAAGTGTGAGCCCCTGGGTGGCCGTGTGGCGCCAGAGGAGCAGGTTCCCTCCACAGCTGTCCGCCCAAGGAGAGGGAGCTCGGGATCTCCCCTCAGCTGGACCTGAGCAACAGTGGGCGGGTCCCCAGGGAGAGCTGGGACCCATCCTGAACCACCTCCAGGGTGCACGCCGCGGGCAACGGGTCCGCCAGGGCCAACTCAAGCCAACAAGCCCCACAGACTCACTCGCCGCGTGGTGAGGGCCTGCGTGGGGACCGAGGCTAGGACGGGTCAGAGCCATGGCTATAGCCCCCGCAGGAGCTGCTGCTTGCAGTCCGGCCTAGAGGAAGGTGGGGCACACCGGTCCTGGTGGAGGAGtcctccaggcacccctcaacttcCCGATGCCTGCCAGGAATGCTGAGGCGCCGAGACAAGCCTGGTGGGGAAGGTGTGAGGAGTGTCCGCCCAGGGTCATCCATCCCCTCTGCTGGCTCAGGCAGAGATAGTCGGTCACCTCCAGGGACAACAGAGGCCGGCTCTGGTGAACCCGGAGCTCACGACTGGGAGCCTCAGGTCTCTTGGGTGTCCAGCTGGTGAGCTCCCAACGCCCGGGTCCTGAGGAGGGCGCCGGGTCCTGAGGGGGGCGCCGCACTGCAGAAGATCCCCTTGTGCCCTGCCCCGTGGAACCCCAGATGTGCCCTGCACCCAACACCGGGTCAGGAAAGGTAGCCAGGAAGACTCCTCCTGAGTTGCCAGACCCCCCTTCGCAGGCTGGGTACCTGTGCTCCCATCAACTGCATCCTGACAGTTTGATCCTTCGAGGCTCAAAAGTGCGTCACCGGAGTGCCATCGGCAATGCGCCGTCTCTGGCTGCCGTGTGGACACTGCCAGCTGCAGCAGCCTCCGGCACGGTCCTCCTAAAGGCAGGCCAACAGCAGAGGGCCTCTGAAGCAGGATGGGGGAGCCACATGGCAATGGGCCTCAGACAGGTGCAACCATGCCTGAACCATGAGCTCTGCTCCCATCCCCAGGCACCTTGAGAACAAGCAGGAAGCAGGAGCCACTTCCTCGGCCCACTGGTCCAGCAGTCTCGGCCAAGTCATGCTCTGCGGGAGGTCACTGCCCCCTTAGACTTGGGTCCAGTGTCAGGGAACcagctctctgctttcagtgccccctcccccacatcccacGGGTCCTCCCAGGGCCCAGCGCCCCCAGTGAGCACGGGGGCTGCCGGGAACCACCAAAGGGACCCTGCTCTCCAGCGTCCACGCCTCCCTGCCGCAGACATCAACTGCCTGCACAGGGGAGGCTCAGGCCAGCTGCCACACAGCCACAGCCCAGATGCTGGGTGCCGTCCCTACAGCGGGCTGCCTGAAGTCATGCCCTTGGCACCGGGAGGGCCACTCCAGCCTCAGCCCAGACCTGTCGGCTGCCTGGGAAGTTTCTCGGGGGAGAAATAAATGTCGGGTATGCCCTTCTCTGGGACCACAGGGCACACCTCCGGGACTGTTTCACCGGCGTCCATACAGGACCAGTTTTCTGGGGGGCTTCTCCCCCTGGATCCAGAGACTTCACAGCACGGCTTACACTCAGGGGTTCAGCCGGGCCAGCTGGGGAAGCACACGTCCAAAGGGTGGCCTAAGGGGGTCCAACTGCCCTCCACCGGGGACCCCACACAAGAACGAGGGGCCAGCGATTCCTCCGAGAGGGAGCGACACGTGTAGCCCCACAGGACCAgttcatctttgtttcttattgtttttttatttatttgaagcaatctctacacccaacgtgggactcaaactcacaaccccaagattaagagtcgcacgttcttccgactgagccagcccaaGTGCATCTTTTATCTCGGGTCACTTCAGACAGCACACCGCCTCGGACCCTTGGTGAAGGCTCTGTACTGCACGGATCTACCTCTACTGCTGACAAAGGGTTTTTGATAGTTGAGATTTCGCATACAGCAAAGAAATAACCCGCGTCGAGTAAAATGTTTGCTAAGCCATCTACCTCCTCAAAAACCTCAGGAAACACTAAGTGTTTGATCAGATGCCCACCTCCACAGACGCACCCTTGAGCCAGGTGTGGACAGAGGGCGAGGCCCAGCATCCAGCACAGCAGAGCCTCGCCACTGCCCAGCACCGCCCACGCAGGGACCCAGGCCCAGCAGCATTGCCACCAGGGCCCGCGGTTATTCCTGGGGCACCACCGAGCTGCAGGTGCGGCAgctccagcccccccacccctcacaggCCCAACCGCTGGCCTGCCCATGGGCCAGCGGCTAGCCTGGCACCAGGCTGAGACGGACTTGCGTTTCCGCCAACAGAGACTCAAACGGCACAAAATTTAGGAACAAAGAtataatgaaagattttttttcacacGAGTGGGTTAAATACACACAAGTGGTAAATTATAGGgcaattttaaataaactgatcAAAACCCAAAGTCGAAGATGTACAAGCACGTGGCTGCACCTGAAGCCCCCTCTGGCCTCTGGAGTGAAATCACAGCACCTCAGCCCATGACTCACAGACACAGTGCTTCCAAATAACGTGCAAGGGAAACGATCAAGCAGGCGCTTAACGGAAGACATCAGTGACCCAGGGAGCCTGCTTAACCCCACCAGCCCCGCCCGCAACTCAGGGCAGTCCTCCCGGGGCAGCCTTCACCTCCTCTTGATGCCCAGTTGCGTGTGGTCTTCTAGGGGAAGAGCCCACACCGGACAGGGAGCAGCTGTGAAAAGGAACACAGGAGCCTATCTTCAGGGTACACCCAAGATCTGGGCCAAGTGTGAGGGGAGCCTGTCAGGTGCAGAACTCCATGGGGCTGCTGGGGTCAGAGGAAATGTCCTGTGGGTACCAAAGGTCACCCCTGCAGTAGCCAGGAACCTGGAGGTGGCAGTGGGGAGCCCAGCCTGGCATAGGTGtggaggaaagggggtgggggggggtaaaGTGAAAGCAGCCTTCGGGACCGCAGAGGCTAGGGTGGCTCTTTGGACAAAGGACGCCACCTTGTGGTCAGACATCAAGCAGATGTGGAATTTCAACTTCAGCAAAACAAGAACCCACTTTCCTAGGAAGGATTGTTTCTTTCCAAGAGAATGCAAACACGTTTCAAAGGCTGAGGCCAAACCCCCACGTCTCCTGGACCCCCATCCGTGGCCGTCCTTGGCCAGCCCCTGGGCCCCCTGGCCAGGCCCCTGGGCCCTCTGGCCAGGCACAGCTGTGGGAACTGCTCCTGCCTGGTGAGCCAGGGCTCCACTGGACCAAGAATTGCACGCAGAGTATTTGCTAATcgagttttgtatttttaagtgacCAAATctagtaaaatgaaaaacaggtttACTAAAACAGGTCCGAAAGACGATACAGGAGATTAAGCTATAAAACCAAAGCATGAGGTCCCTCCTCGACACCCAAGCTCCATGGTTCCCAACAGACCCCAGGGCGAGGACAGGGAGCGGAGAATCTTGCACCTCCTCTAAATCCAAATTACacgctttggtttttgttttccttttaaaggtttttaaaaagctaaccCCAGAAGTCAGGCAGGTCCACCCTGCGCCTGGCGGCACGTCCAGCCAGCCCATGGTGAGCTCGGGCGCGGTGCCCTCGGTTCAACCACCTCTGCCGGCTGTGGCGCGGGGCTCACTCCTGCGCTATGCTTCTCAGCACGTACTTGACCGTGTAGGCGAAGGCTGCAAACCCAACTATAACAAACAAGTTCGCCAGGGCGCCGCCCAGGAGTCCGTGGTGCCGGTTGGCCTGCTGGAGGCCCGCGAGGTGCGGCCCGGCCCCCGGCGCGTGCCCGTTGAGGAGCTGAAGCCCATTCTGACCGTGGTGTGTTTCCCCGTCTGGAACCACGTCTGGTAAGGGGAGAGCCTGGGGTCGGCTACTGAGTTCGTCTTGagctttctgtttttgttttatttcctaagataaaaacagaaaggaacaaGGCTTGGTCGAAATAAACTGCTTCCTTTAGGACAAGGGAGGGTCCTAAGATCCACCACAAAGATCCTGCCTGGGAGGCCAGTGGTCACCGGCCCGACACTCACCCTCGGAAGCGGGAGGCGCTCTTAACTCTGTTTAACAGATGAGGGGACCCAGGGACTCGTCAAAAACACCAAGCCTGCGCCGCTCAGGGCCTAGACTGAGCAGGTCCAAGCGACACAGAATCACTGTGGCCTCGACCTGGGTGCGGCCTACCCTGCTCCAGAGCAAAGATGAGGGTTCATGCCAGCCCCTCTTGGCAGGCCCTTCCCCACAGCCCAGCAGCCCACCCGAGGAGCCCTGCGCcctgaggaggggggcagggctgcACCTGCCAGTCAGCACCTACAGGTGCGTGTGAGAACAGGCGCCCTGTGTGCTGTGCGTGTGCAGCAAAGGGACACACAGCAGCACAGTTCTCTCTCCGGAAGAATCAAGTCTGGAAGCGCTCCTGGCGAGGGCATCGCAAAACGGACCGCCAGCATCTGTGCCTTACCTCCACGACTTCAGGGAATAATTCACAGAAgactttgtcttttaaattaaacACTAAACTTTGTGCCGCCAGCTGTCTTTtctaggaagaaacagaagagaaatatcAGCCTGAAGATTAATTTCAACTCTTTCACATTCTACACGCATTTTATCCTCAAAAGCTGTTGTCTTCGTGTTGCTGAAAGCACTCGATAAACTTGCCGTTCACCACAAACTAATTCAGCCTCATCAAGGCTTATTCGTCTTTCACTATCATCAATTAACGCCATGAAACTTAGTTCCCACTTAGACgataagaaaataaagaccacTCGACAAGGACCAGACACCGTGCTGTCCCTGGAGGGAAGCCCGGCCTGCTCTTCCCACTGCCGAGGACATGAGCGGGAGCCCCCCAACATGCGAGCCGTGCTCTCCACCCCTCACCGTGAAGTCCGACGTCTCTATACTGCCCAGGGTGGGGCCCTTCTCCACCATGAAGCTAAGGAGCCCAGTCAGGATGGTGGAGACGGACCAGGCCGGGTTCCACGTGTCTGGGTGGAAATCCGTGATCGAAAGACACAGCCTGCAAGACAGGGACCCACTCAACAGAGCACACACACTCGTCATGACCACATTCACACTTGAGAAGCACGGCAGAAATGCCTTACCTTGTATTGCACTTGAATCTTCCATTGGGTGTTATCATATAAATACTAGGAGGTTTAAAAGGAAATTCTCTGGGAAAAACTAGTTTTCCATGGTAATAGCCACCTAtagcaaaacagagaaagagccTTGTCACAGTCTACAGTGCACCCCCTGTGGGGGCAGCCCCAGGCACCAAGCTCCGCTCCAGCCCTCAGGCTGGTGCCACGACCCTCAgtctcccactctgcccccaccctgccagtGCCGCCCCCCTCATCCCGGGCCCAGCGGCTGACCACCCCCGGAACACGAGCATCTTACTGGCAGTCTCACTGGGGGCTCATGACCACAAATCAAGAGTGGCCCTTGCCCCACATGCACAACCCTGCTCACCCTTCCCGGGCCCCCTGTCACTGAGAACAGAGCCTCAGAGGAAAAGCCATACCCAGCTCCTCACTGGGTCCTCTCGCCCACCCCTGAGCAGGTCGGCTGAGGTCACCCCTATTCCAGACCCCTCTCCCGCACTCCTGGTCTCTCCTTCTCCACCGAATGACACCCTGCAGCAACCAACTGCCATCATGTGATTCTCCcatctcagaaaaacaaaaaccaggggcgcctgggtggctcagccggttaagcatctgactccagcccaggtcacgatatcacagttcgtgggcctgagccctgcaacgggctctgtgctgacaatgtggagcctgcatgggattctccgtctccccctgtccctgcctctccccaactcgtgctggGTCTttgtctctcacaaatgaatgttt comes from the Acinonyx jubatus isolate Ajub_Pintada_27869175 chromosome C1, VMU_Ajub_asm_v1.0, whole genome shotgun sequence genome and includes:
- the UBE2J2 gene encoding ubiquitin-conjugating enzyme E2 J2, whose product is MSSSSNKRAPTTATQRLKQDYLRIKKDPVPYICAEPLPSNILEWHYVVRGPEMTPYEGGYYHGKLVFPREFPFKPPSIYMITPNGRFKCNTRLCLSITDFHPDTWNPAWSVSTILTGLLSFMVEKGPTLGSIETSDFTKRQLAAQSLVFNLKDKVFCELFPEVVEEIKQKQKAQDELSSRPQALPLPDVVPDGETHHGQNGLQLLNGHAPGAGPHLAGLQQANRHHGLLGGALANLFVIVGFAAFAYTVKYVLRSIAQE